In one Diceros bicornis minor isolate mBicDic1 chromosome 2, mDicBic1.mat.cur, whole genome shotgun sequence genomic region, the following are encoded:
- the EIF1B gene encoding eukaryotic translation initiation factor 1b, with translation MSTIQNLQSFDPFADATKGDDLLPAGTEDYIHIRIQQRNGRKTLTTVQGIADDYDKKKLVKAFKKKFACNGTVIEHPEYGEVIQLQGDQRKNICQFLLEVGIVKEEQLKVHGF, from the exons ATGTCCACTATCCAGAACCTCCAATCTTTCG ACCCCTTTGCTGATGCAACTAAGGGTGACGACTTACTCCCGGCAGGGACTGAGGATTACATTCATATAAGAATCCAGCAACGGAACGGCAGAAAGACGCTGACTACTGTTCAGGGCATTGCTGATGATTATGACAAAAAGAAACTTGTGAAGGCTTTCAAAAAG AAATTTGCCTGTAATGGTACTGTGATTGAACATCCCGAGTACGGAGAGGTTATTCAGCTTCAAGGTGACCAGAGAAAAAACATTTGCCAGTTTCTCTTGGAG gTTGGCATTGTGAAGGAGGAACAGCTTAAGGTTCATGGATTCTAA